In Thalassophryne amazonica chromosome 4, fThaAma1.1, whole genome shotgun sequence, a genomic segment contains:
- the LOC117508693 gene encoding olfactory marker protein-like, whose protein sequence is MDKDKSPSSAYVLSFKEDTALTEMMRLRVSFLQRTGQKRQDGEHLLLPHETVYRLDFTTQELNFSRWYFSLVGHGRVTITGICQHWTPDLTNLMTRQLLEPIGTFWRKADDPDNSPLKCLEADMQEFGERIAELAKVRKVMYFLIAFKDGAEPANLSCSVEFTPEK, encoded by the exons ATGGACAAAGACAAATCTCCATCCAGTGCCTATGTACTGTCTTTTAAAGAGGATACTGCACTGACAGAG ATGATGCGCCTTCGTGTCTCATTTTTGCAACGAACAGGACAGAAGCGTCAGGATGGCGAACATCTGCTTCTTCCACATGAAACTGTCTATCGACTCGACTTCACCACCCAGGAGCTGAACTTCTCTCGCTGGTACTTCTCACTAGTTGGCCATGGTCGTGTTACCATCACTGGTATTTGCCAGCACTGGACACCTGACCTCACCAACCTGATGACTCGCCAGCTGCTGGAACCCATCGGAACCTTTTGGCGCAAGGCAGATGACCCAGATAATTCACCGCTCAAATGTCTGGAGGCAGACATGCAGGAGTTCGGTGAAAGGATTGCTGAACTGGCCAAGGTCAGAAAAGTCATGTACTTTCTGATTGCCTTTAAGGATGGAGCGGAGCCGGCAAATCTCAGCTGCTCTGTGGAATTCACCCCAGAGAAATAA